Proteins from one Malassezia vespertilionis chromosome 2, complete sequence genomic window:
- a CDS encoding uncharacterized protein (EggNog:ENOG503NU16; BUSCO:EOG09260SR2; COG:K; COG:L) has translation MDAAIRAYVEGTFQEIPPSILEDVSSGKFSLLLLVRTLGASLTSEDDAERTLAVSLLSGVVVYLLRQNTQHLHPQMSKQVINTLTSFFCDKFADATALADEMSRKAHKDPLVPASAPRAVMREAEMRAMQHSKMLFECLEALLALSAAGFEGDRAVGRHHFGGEEARLVSGALFAAIQMRNYPQSLRFVVCKLLDSLVGRNRAGLLAMRAPSDSGETMVDGKAFIMGYTSLVAGEKDPRNLLVLFGIEKVLLLEWTMDYGEIEALYNVIFCYFPITFRPPPDDPYRISPDDLKLALRACISATPQFAPLAIPILLEKLSASGGSAKVDTLQTLDAALPVYGRAAAEVNGDELWGFIKLDILQATDDESAACAQQTLTMLLRVLYADMDQPTGLAMHILDDCLGEFRTPAKALAKTCMKVVQSMLEATRTTSNAAISAILTLLLEMLQKTTDAGEEHCALELVAMLLDILQRVYAATPLDGAPTRTYESDKRPLQPFHAQLFSVLTKGVERRKAVPALHGLVMLAQIPGFFAPDELGFTTRAIQTVYLSPNVDDALREQALNGLERILLLHKRDMEENTLSFLVEQLPYTLEPHAPKDMLDKIRLVLGALSRLCTSPDLFDWALVRIFGILTHACAVRATVSRAVQVGYARALLATVQVCLERKAEARHADLPKYAASISERLFALALLPYKTGDDAAAYVASDTVFLEQVSDMLVFLLPFLSVDKQQALLVALDKLFSLPGAKESCANVRTCNPNSPVHERNLLGIPAAVLAALKKEVVLPGAPPLAWLSAVQAWLLERPLSDAVTSEAFQAKAAYLIVCAVVNKFVDPANGLDALLEAFWRMMLDEARPKRRRVQGVHAWVWTARALLMRGSELGTQMLVRMHEHLFTDPVLGRDAANALQVLSMYDTLLVRPNGFQVRLLYKQRLLGTLVPTLVNDYKHSTASKTTDLIAIATLLPALPDTTLQEQVRTLLPMLVHTLGIDDANARTSAANALLLSVRDIPELDEQGEGAEDALRTDLVDQLDTLVHALLANVMPGAYTPPHTRIAALHVLASFVPRIPNNTLVPYRRTVVQTLGRPHQGIDDTNRQVRLHAVDCRDLWFQLQVLE, from the coding sequence ATGGACGCTGCGATCCGTGCATACGTCGAAGGGACGTTTCAAGAGATACCCCCGTCGATACTGGAAGATGTATCGTCTGGAAAATTCTCATTACTCTTACTTGTGCGAACACTGGGCGCATCGCTCACTTCCGAGGACGATGcggagcgcacgctggccGTTTCGCTGCTCAGCGGCGTCGTGGTCTATCTGCTGCGCCAGAATACACAGCACTTGCATCCGCAGATGTCAAAGCAGGTGATAAATACACTGACGTCCTTTTTCTGCGACAAATTTGCCGATGCCACTGCCCTCGCCGATGAAATGAGCCGCAAGGCACACAAAGATCCCTTGGTTCCTGCGTCGGCACCTCGTGCTGTGATGCGCGAGGCGGAGAtgcgtgcgatgcagcaTAGCAAGATGCTTTTCGAATGTTTGGAAgcactgcttgcgctgagcgccgctggattCGAGGGCGACCGCGCCGTCGGCCGCCATCACTTTGGCGGCGAAGAAGCGCGGCTGGTTAGTGGGGCGCTTTTTGCCGCGATTCAGATGCGCAACTATCCACAGTCGCTGCGTTTTGTTGTGTGCAAACTGCTGGACTCGCTCGTGGGCCGTAATAGGGCAGGCCTGcttgcaatgcgcgcgccgtccgaCTCGGGCGAAACCATGGTGGACGGCAAGGCGTTTATCATGGGATACACTAGCCTTGTGGCTGGCGAAAAAGACCCACGCAACCTGTTGGTGCTGTTTGGGATCGAAAAAGTGCTGCTACTGGAGTGGACGATGGACTATGGAGAGATTGAAGCGCTCTACAACGTTATATTTTGCTACTTTCCCATCACGTTCCGACCGCCGCCCGACGATCCGTACCGTATCTCCCCAGACGACTTGAAActtgcactgcgcgcgtgcatcaGTGCTACTCCCcagtttgcgccgctggccaTCCCGATCCTGCTCGAGAAGTTGAgtgcaagcggcggctCGGCAAAGGTGGACACGCTGCAAACATTGGACGCGGCACTGCCCGTGTATGGCCGCGCGGCAGCCGAGGTCAACGGAGATGAGCTGTGGGGCTTTATCAAGCTGGACATTTTGCAGGCCACCGATGACGAATCGGCAGCGTGTGCACAGCAGACGCTGACGATGCTGCTCCGCGTCCTGTACGCAGATATGGACCAACCTACGGGCCTCGCAATGCACATCCTTGACGACTGCTTGGGCGAGTTCCGCACGCCAGCCAAAGCACTTGCAAAGACGTGCATGAAGGTTGTGCAGAGTATGCTGGAAGCCACAAGGACCACCTCCAATGCGGCCATCTCTGCAATTCTCACTCTGCTACTCGAGATGCTACAGAAAACGACGGATGCTGGCGAGGAGCACTGCGCCTTGGAGCTTGTAGCGATGCTCCTGGATATACTACAGCGTGTATACGCAGCTACGCCGCTTGACGGTGCACCTACGCGCACCTACGAGAGCGACAAACGCCCGCTCCAGCCATTCCACGCACAGCTCTTTTCTGTGCTCACAAAAGGCGTGGAGAGGAGGAAAGCGGTCCCTGCACTGCACGGCCTTGTGATGCTTGCTCAGATCCCGGGCTTTTTTGCTCCTGATGAGCTAGGATTTACCACGCGTGCGATCCAAACAGTGTACCTCTCGCCGAACGtggacgacgcgctgcgcgaacaGGCGCTAAACGGACTCGAGCGTATCCTtctgctgcacaagcgcgacaTGGAAGAGAATACGCTTTCTTTTCTTGTAGAGCAGCTTCCCTATACCCTGGAGCCGCACGCACCAAAAGACATGCTCGACAAAATCCGTCTGGTGCTTGGTGCACTTTCGCGCCTCTGCACAAGTCCCGATCTGTTTGACTGGGCGCTTGTTCGTATCTTTGGCATCCTGAcgcacgcttgcgctgtCCGCGCCACTGTTTCACGCGCAGTCCAAGTGGGCtatgcgcgtgcgctgctcgccacCGTCCAAGTatgcctcgagcgcaaagccgaggcgcgccacGCCGATTTGCCCAAGTACGCTGCCAGCATTTCCGAGCGTCTTTTTGCCCTCGCACTGCTACCGTACAAGACAGGAgacgacgccgcggcataCGTAGCCAGCGACACTGTCTTTTTGGAACAGGTGAGCGACATGCTCGTCTTCTTGCTGCCGTTCCTGAGCGTAGACAAGCAGCaagcgctcctcgtcgccctCGACAAGCTCTTTTCCCTGCCCGGCGCAAAAGAAAGTTGCGCGAATGTGCGCACTTGCAATCCCAACTCGCCTGTGCACGAGCGAAATCTGCTTGGCATTCctgcggcggtgcttgccgcgctgaaAAAAGAAGTTGTCTtgccgggcgcgccgccgcttgcgtggcTTTCTGCAGTACAGGCATGGCTGCTGGAGCGGCCCTTGAGTGATGCCGTGACGAGCGAAGCGTTCCAGGCAAAGGCCGCGTACCTGATTGTGTGCGCCGTAGTGAACAAGTTTGTCGATCCTGCAAATGGTCTCGACGCTTTGCTTGAAGCATTTTGGCGTATGATGCTAGACGAAGCTCGGCCAAAGCGTCGCAGAGTACAAGGAGTCCATGCTTGGGtctggacggcgcgcgcattgcttaTGCGCGGTAGCGAGCTCGGGACGCAAATGCTCGTGCGCATGCACGAGCATCTCTTTACCGATCCCGTGCTTGGACGGGACGCGGCGAATGCATTGCAAGTGTTGAGTATGTACGATACGCTCCTCGTCCGCCCGAATGGGTTCCAAGTGCGGCTCCTgtacaagcagcgcttgctcggcacgcttgtGCCTACCTTAGTCAACGACTACAAGCACAGCACGGCGTCCAAGACGACGGACTTGATTGCCATTGCAACCTTGCTTCCCGCTTTGCCCGAcacgacgctgcaggaACAAGTGCGCACATTGCTTCCTATGCTTGTGCACACACTTGGCATTGACGATGCGAATGCGCGCACCTCTGCAGCAAATGCGTTGCTGCTTTCTGTGCGCGATATCCCagagctggacgagcagGGCGAGGGCGCAGAggatgcattgcgcaccGACCTTGTCGATCAGCTCGATACGTTGGTGCATGCCTTGTTGGCAAACGTGATGCCAGGAGCGTACACGCCGCCGCATACGaggatcgccgcgctgcatgtaCTGGCGTCGTTTGTTCCTCGGATCCCGAACAATACACTCGTGCCTTACCGCCGTACTGTCGTACAAACGTTGGGTCGTCCGCACCAAGGAATCGACGACACGAACCGCCAAGTACGACTGCATGCGGTCGACTGCCGCGATCTGTGGTTCCAACTCCAAGTACTCGAGTAG
- the COQ6_1 gene encoding Putative ubiquinone biosynthesis monooxygenase (BUSCO:EOG09261031; COG:Q; EggNog:ENOG503NV68) translates to MARLVAVSSRRMPLRPRALVATRSRAFCVSALRLHTSDHAKVLGANESLDIVIIGGGVVGLAMLAGLASNTNLPPMKVGIVDAMDLSRFRTWQDAKKAAAVCPTPTHDGVAWENRVISINMDNLEWMQQIGTLPYFDASRMRAVERIRVWDGLTDAAAEFNAEIGGEAALSTMVEISNLQQALLRHILDRAANPGSPLSVEMLDKTRVTNIHASGRDQFPVVSLENEQGTRHIATRLLVGADGHNSPVRAFAGIESFGWPYHCKGLVATVRTGSANSADPLVDASAWQRFLPTGTLAFLPLSPFAGTIVWALPPELADALGAMHRATAEQNASPSLLATLVSAGFRLPWSRLEPLLYGVVQRIEHGIQDWSAFESHVYEQVAAAELDAGAGAPTAHFGAIPPWASAVDAKSVASFPLQLKHAGCYLGATLNRNLHATLPSPSTLLTGALTALGLTPGGANRGCGQGRTVLVGDAAHTTHPLSGQGLNLGIQDVRVLTETIGDACMHGMDIGTHSALHPYEVKRYLPNQAMLSFTDHLHWLFATRPASEWTPYAPGIQTQLREAALKALVWARSTGLEMVNELNPLKRFFAQGAGSKIR, encoded by the coding sequence atggcgcgtcTTGTTGCGGTATCGAGCCGACGCATGCCCCTGCGGCCACGCGCACTTGTCGCGACGCGAAGCAGGGCATTTTGTGTAtctgcgctgcgtttgcacACGAGCGACCACGCCAAGGTACTGGGAGCGAACGAATCGCTCGACATTGTCATTAtaggcggcggcgtcgtgGGCCTCGCGATGCTGGCAGGCCTGGCTAGCAACACAAATCTGCCGCCTATGAAAGTGGGTATCGTGGATGCCATGGATCTGAGCCGCTTCCGGACGTGGCAAGATGCCAAGAAAGCGGCTGCAGTTTGTCCCACACCGACACACGACGGCGTTGCGTGGGAAAACAGGGTGATCAGCATCAACATGGACAATTTGGAATGGATGCAGCAGATAGGTACACTCCCTTACTTTGATGCAAGTaggatgcgcgccgtggagAGGATCCGCGTCTGGGACGGACTCACCGATGCAGCCGCGGAATTCAACGCGGAGATCGGCGGAGAGGCCGCGTTGAGCACCATGGTCGAGATATCCAACTTGCAGCAGGCACTTTTGCGCCATATTTTGGACCGTGCTGCGAATCCAGGGAGCCCTTTATCGGTCGAGATGCTCGACAAAACGCGCGTCACAAACATCCACGCTTCCGGCCGCGATCAATTTCCCGTGGTGTCATTGGAAAATGAGCAAGGGACACGACACATTGCGACCAGGCTGCTTGTCGGTGCCGATGGACACAACTCTCCCGTGCGCGCGTTCGCCGGGATCGAGAGCTTTGGGTGGCCGTACCACTGCAAAGGACTCGTCGCTACCGTACGCACAGGCAGCGCAAACAGCGCCGACCCACTCGtcgacgcaagcgcttggcaGCGCTTTTTGCCGACAGGCACGCTTGCGTTCCTGCCACTCTCGCCGTTCGCCGGCACGATTGTCTGGGCATTGCCGCCAGAGCTTGCCGATGCGTTGGGCGcaatgcaccgcgccaCGGCGGAGCAAAATGCTTCGCCATCGTTGCTGGCCACGCTTGTCTCTGCTGGTTTCCGGCTTCCATGGTCGCGCTTGGAGCCCCTATTGTACGGtgttgtgcagcgcatcgagcacggcaTCCAGGACTGGTCCGCCTTCGAGTCGCACGTCTACGAACAggtcgccgctgccgagctcgacgctggcgcCGGTGCTCCGACCGCACACTTTGGCGCCATTCCACCGTGGGCCAGCGCAGTGGATGCAAAGAGTGTCGCTTCTTTTCCATTGCAGCTAAAGCATGCAGGATGTTACTtgggcgcgacgctgaACCGTAATctgcacgcgacgctgcctTCTCCCTCGACTCTGCTCACCGGCGCATTGACTGCATTGGGCCTGACGCCTGGCGGTGCGAACCGCGGTTGTGGCCAAGGACGCACAGTGTTGGTgggcgatgcggcgcatacaACGCACCCATTGTCGGGCCAAGGGCTCAACCTGGGCATCCAAGACGTGCGTGTTTTGACAGAGACGAtcggcgatgcgtgcatgcacggcatgGATATCGGAACGCACAGTGCACTGCACCCGTACGAAGTGAAGCGGTACCTGCCGAACCAGGCGATGCTGAGCTTTACCGACCACCTGCACTGGCTCTTTGCGACGCGGCCAGCGTCCGAGTGGACGCCGTATGCGCCTGGTATCCAGacacagctgcgcgaggctgCGTTGAAAGCACTGGTCTGGGCGCGTTCTACAGGGCTGGAAATGGTGAATGAGCTGAACCCCTTgaagcgcttctttgcgcaGGGCGCAGGCTCCAAGATACGGTAG
- the ERG13 gene encoding hydroxymethylglutaryl-CoA synthase (TransMembrane:1 (o801-820i); EggNog:ENOG503NUD4; COG:I), which produces MASDMRFAPLHGASMSSGASKLIFPPLHQTDDPHGHNPILQHPLLATEHLPIPMLDGEFIQVPEHLVPLELDTDSLPMEQHASYPFGNPYFIHHAPHTLQPAGSSQPVHDPRMLARLSLHAAGDHTEENLTHIARGSISAQCAVESDRRDPGASDEEEVGRQVKSYTRDADGHVHLAPHLRVRAQLSSAPHAPSWPFMRFGPGPSARSYAALFRNTRGSEGQLEANVWTDLGLEMLVPHKRADSYTLPSNLRHPYTKSSAQTVGRRAARKTRPSGIPDALGIETAENDHLWLDDPAANEAAALQHDGSATVSGWAASAVASVKAEEVRASASRDISNDPFRASPRQSACHKPRHFSPGPSTLVGGRRTSSAWMEDRHDFCKTLLSVYSRKEKLAQTKRQRELATPDGEGASASAKKHCVDTGMFPVHVDAANVEALSGTRDDQRQRDLWVWGCISEDELEDFDGVSKGKYTIGFGQQFMAFTDDREDINSFALSCVSSLMEKYNISPMDIGRLDVGTETIIDKSKAVKTMLMELFEKHGNTDIEGIDSKNACYGGTAALFNAINWIESSSWDGRDAIVFAGDIAIYAEGSARPVGGAGAVAMLIGPNAPMVVEPIHGTHMSNAWDFYKPDLNSEYPQVDGPETLQTYLGSVDKAYNTFRSKYSKLAAAKGLPVKRSTTSNDPRANFSLSDVDFVALHSPYSKLVQKGFARILFNDYLVDAANEKYASVPKEYLDLDTKSTITNKDLEKTFTALAKPLNTAMLEPSMDTVRRCGNMYTGSLYGGLASLLSNKSSAELQGKRILMYSFGSGSAASFFVIRVVGSTEEMHEKLNLKARMNDMQIVPCTAYVDALKTREATLNAAEYNPKGSVEDLWPGAYYLTNVDEKFRRFYTKA; this is translated from the exons ATGGCCTCGGACATGCGTTTTGCGCCACTGCATGGTGCATCGATGTCGTCCGGTGCATCGAAGCTGATATTTCCACCGCTGCACCAGACAGACGATCCACACGGCCACAACCCAATATTACAGCATCCTCTCTTGGCGACGGAGCATTTGCCGATCCCCATGCTCGACGGCGAGTTCATCCAGGTGCCCGAGCATTTGGTCCCGCTTGAACTGGATACAGACTCCCTTCCCATGGAGCAGCATGCATCATACCCGTTTGGAAACCCTTACTTTATCCATCACGCTCCACATACGCTCCAGCCTGCGGGCTCGTCCCAACCCGTGCACGATCCAcgcatgcttgcgcggctctCGCTGCATGCCGCGGGCGATCACACTGAAGAAAATCTGACGCATATAGCAAGAGGCTCTATAAGCGCACAGTGTGCGGTCGAGTCGGACCGGCGCGATCCTGGCgcgagcgacgaggaagaggtgGGGCGCCAAGTCAAATCCTATACCCGCGACGCAGACGGACATGTGCatcttgcgccgcacttgcgcgtgcgtgcgcagctgtcttctgcgccgcatgcaccgTCGTGGCCTTTTATGCGGTTCGGGCCCGGCCCAAGCGCGAGATCCTACGCCGCACTCTTTCGCAacacgcgcggcagcgaAGGGCAACTCGAGGCCAACGTATGGACAGACCTTGGCCTGGAAATGCTCGTCCcacacaagcgcgccgattCCTATACACTCCCTTCGAACCTGCGCCATCCGTACACAAAAAGCAGTGCACAGACCGTtggccgtcgcgcagcgcggaaAACGCGCCCGTCTGGCATTCCGGACGCGCTGGGGATCGAGACGGCAGAAAATGACCATCTGTGGCTCGATGATCCCGCAGCGAAcgaggcggcggcgctgcagcatgaTGGGAGTGCTACGGTATCGGGCTGGGCAGCGTCGGCAGTTGCATCGGTCAAGGCGGAAGAAGTGCGTGccagtgcgtcgcgcgatATATCAAACGACCCGTTCCGCGCATCTCCACGCCAATCGGCGTGCCATAAACCCCGTCACTTTTCGCCCGGACCTTCTACGCTCGTCGGTGGTCGGCGCACATCCTCGGCGTGGATGGAGGACCGCCACGATTTCTGCAAAACGCTTTTATCTGTCTACTCACGCAAGGAAAAACTAGCACAGACTAAGCGACAACGTGAACTCGCGACACCGGATGGCGAAggtgcaagcgcaagcgctaAAAAGCATTGCGTGGACACCGGCATGTTTCCGGTGCATGTAGACGCTGCAAACGTCGAGGCACTCTCAGGTACACGCGATGATCAGCGGCAAAGGGACCTATGGGTGTGGGGC TGCATTTCGGAAGATGAGCTTGAGGATTTTGACGGTGTATCCAAAGGCAAATACACGATTGGCTTTGGCCAGCAGTTTATGGCCTTCACGGATGACCGCGAGGACATCAACTCGTTTGCACTGAGCTGTGTGTCGAGCCTTATGGAGAAATACAATATCTCGCCGATGGATATTGGCCGCTTGGATGTCGGCACGGAGACGATCATTGACAAGTCCAAGGCCGTCAAGACGATGCTTATGGAGCTCTTTGAGAAGCACGGCAACACGGATATCGAGGGCATCGACTCCAAGAATGCGTGCTACGGCggcactgcagcgctctTTAACGCAATTAACTGGATCGAGTCTAGCTCGTGGGACGGCCGCGATGCGATTGTGTTTGCCGGCGACATTGCCATCTACGCCGaaggcagcgcgcgtcCCGTCGGCGGTGCCGGTGCTGTTGCGATGCTTATCGGTCCGAATGCACCCATGGTCGTCGAGCCGATCCACGGCACCCACATGAGCAACGCGTGGGACTTTTACAAGCCGGACCTAAACTCGGAGTACCCCCAGGTCGACGGCCCCGAAACGCTGCAGACGTACTTGGGCTCCGTGGACAAGGCATACAACACGTTCCGCTCCAAGTATAGCAAGTTGGCTGCGGCCAAAGGTCTCCCTGTGAAGCGCAGCACCACGTCCAACGATCCGCGTGCAAACTTTAGCTTGAGCGACGTCGACTTTGTTGCGCTTCACTCGCCATACTCCAAGCTTGTTCAGAAAGGCTTTGCACGGATACTGTTCAATGACTATCTGGTCGACGCAGCGAATGAAAAGTACGCGAGTGTCCCGAAAGAATATCTCGACTTGGACACTAAGTCGACCATCACCAACAAGGACCTCGAGAAGACATTCACCGCGCTTGCGAAGCCGCTCAATACTGCGATGCTTGAGCCCAGCATGGAtaccgtgcgccgctgcggaaACATGTACACTGGCTCGCTTTACGGCGGCCTTGCCTCCTTGCTCTCGAACAAGTCCAGCGCGGAGCTGCAAggcaagcgcatcctcaTGTACTCGTTTGGCTCTGGCTCGGCGGCCTCCTTCTTTGTGATTCGCGTCGTCGGCTCGACCGAGGAGATGCACGAGAAGCTCAACCTGAAGGCGCGCATGAACGACATGCAGATTGTTCCGTGCACTGCGTACGTCGACGCACTCAAGACGCGCGAAGCCACGCTCAACGCTGCCGAGTACAATCCGAAAGGCAGCGTCGAGGACCTTTGGCCTGGTGCCTACTACCTGACCAATGTGGACGAAAAGTTCCGCCGCTTCTACACAAAAGCATAG
- the AFG2 gene encoding AAA+-type ATPase (EggNog:ENOG503NW8H; COG:O), which translates to MTDRATAAPLTVLVRGGDSGLAADTRILVQSDAMKQRGFVTGAHVALRRTQTTLFAGTAWPAFDLEKDQVSVPMMLAAPAGLRDGEKVQLSMLSVARQDGFVAQSLAVDLVRVAEKNPAPDMASALLQELLRTILLHTTVDIGAVYLGSKLQFAFQGCTYSATFASAAAERDGAMHTIQRSIVFCTRKTQLLIQVQKEEDKGALVDASAYHTLGGLDAQISTIRTLVELPLTRPALFDEYGLQPPRGVLLYGPPGTGKTSLARTVAASLRAEVVTINGPELSSMYHGETESKLRAVFERAASYERCIIIIDEIDALAPRRDGSASVASEGAGEVERRVVATLLTLLDGVGIGDEKRSRVVVIAATNRPNALDPALRRPGRLDREIEIGVPDATARHAILTVLLRSVPHALGTEGIAGIAARTHGYVGADLAALVREAGMAAIQRRVQSPDLANLSLEARVEPVLMRDFLHAQAVVRPSAMREVFVETPKVRWSEIADGGDEETMPDGTLVPSVKRQVRECVEWPLTHAASFRRLGIAAPRGALLYGPPGCSKTLTAKALAYESGLNFIAIRGPELVSKYVGESERAIREMFRRARSAAPAIIFFDELDAISGVRSMESSNASNDRIVASLLTEMDGIDNASHVVVVAATNRPECIDSALLRPGRIDRLVYVGPPNQAARRKILEMRAAHMAFAPGVDLDAIAAWAEGCSGAEVVSICQEAGFLAMNENMECEYIEARHLEQAAQSMKRRISPLLLAKYAQWGHSMQ; encoded by the exons ATGACCGACCGTGCAACGGCAGCACCGCTCACCGTCttggtgcgcggcggcgattCCGGTCTCGCTGCGGATACGCGCATACTTGTACAGAGCGATGCTATGAAGCAACGCGGCTTTGTCACGGGTGCACACGTcgcgttgcgccgcacacagACGACTTTGTTTGCTGGCACGGCATGGCCTGCATTTGATCTCGAAAAAGACCAAGTATCAGTGCCGATGAtgcttgctgcgcctgctggaTTACGGGACGGCGAAAAGGTCCAGCTTTCCATGCTCTCTGTGGCTAGACAGGATGGCTTCGTGGCGCAATCGCTTGCCGTGGATTTGGTGCGCGTCGCAGAAAAAAATCCTGCGCCCGACATGGCGTCTGCACTCTTGCAGGAACTCTTGCGCACTATTTTACTGCACACGACAGTCGATATTGGCGCGGTATACCTTGGCTCCAAGCTTCAATTTGCGTTCCAGGGGTGCACATACAGCGCCACATTTGCCAGTGCCGCTGCGGAACGCGACGGAGCAATGCACACAATCCAGCGTAGCATCGTTTTCTGCACTCGCAAGACACAGCTGCTGATTCAAGTACAGAAAGAAGAAGACAAGGGCGCATTGGTCGACGCCTCGGCTTACCACACGCTCGGTGGCCTCGACGCGCAAATTTCAACGATACGCACCTTGGTTGAGCTGCCGCTCACGCGCCCGGCGCTGTTTGACGAGTACGGACTGCAGCctccgcgcggcgtgcttttGTACGGGCCGCCTGGGACGGGAAAGAcgtcgctggcgcgcacggTTGCTGCGTCGTTGCGTGCAGAAGTGGTCACCATCAATGGCCCCGAGCTGTCCAGCATGTATCATGGCGAGACCGAGTCCAAGTTACGCGCCGTATTCGaacgcgcagcgagctATGAGCGATGTATCATTATTATAGACGAGATcgatgcacttgcgccgcggcgcgatggGAGTGCGTCGGTAGCCAGCGAAGGCGCGGGCGAGGTCGAGCGGCGTGTAGTAGCAACATTGCTCACGCTCCTGGACGGCGTGGGAATCGGCGATGAGAAGCGTTCGCGTGTGGTTGTGATTGCCGCGACGAACAGGCCAAACGCACTCGATCCGGCCTTGCGCCGACCTGGACGACTCGATCGCGAGATTGAAATCGGCGTGCCCGatgcgacggcgcgccacGCAATTTTGACCGtgctcttgcgcagcgtgccgcatGCATTGGGCACCGAGGGCATTGCCGGCAttgccgcacgcacacATGGATACGTTGGCGCCgatcttgcggcgctcgtgcgcgaggcaggCATGGCCGCGATCCAGAGGCGCGTACAGTCTCCGGACTTGGCGAATCTTTCACTGGAAGCACGGGTCGAGCCGGTGCTGatgcgcgactttttgcacgcacaggcAGTGGTGCGGCcgtcggcgatgcgcgaagTGTTTGTCGAGACGCCCAAGGTGCGGTGGTCGGAGATTGCcgacggcggcgacgaGGAAACAATGCCGGACGGCACGCTCGTCCCCAGCGTCAAGCGCCAGGTGCGCGAGTGTGTAGAATGGCCACTCACACACGCGGCATCTTTTCGTCGTCTCGGtattgcagcgccgcgcggcgcgcttttgTACGGGCCGCCAGGCTGCAGCAAAACGCTCACCGCAAAAGCACTCGCGTACGAAAGCGGCTTGAATTTCATTGCCATTCGAGGACCCGAGCTGGTGAGCAAGTATGTCGGCGAGTCGGAGCGCGCGATTCGCGAAATGtttcgtcgcgcgcggtcTGCTGCACCTGCCATCATCTTTttcgacgagctcgacgcaATTTCAGGAGTGCGCAGTATGGAGTCGAGTAACGCGTCAAACGACCGCATTGTCGCGAGTTTGCTGACAGAGATGGATGGGATTGATAATGCGAGCCATGTCGTGGTGGTTGCTGCGACGAATCGGCCGGAATGCATT GAtagcgcgctgctgcgccctGGGCGTATAGATCGGCTTGTGTATGTCGGGCCTCCGAACCAGGCAGCCAGGCGAAAAATAttggaaatgcgcgcagccCACATGGCGTTTGCGCCGGGCGTCGACCTGGACGCGATTGCAGCATGGGCGGAGGGATGTTCGGGCGCGGAAGTGGTATCCATCTGCCAAGAAGCGGGCTTTCTCGCAATGAACGAAAACATGGAGTGCGAGTACATCGAGGCGCGGCACCTTGAACAGGCCGCACAATCCATGAAACGGCGCATATCGCCCCTGTTGTTGGCCAAGTATGCGCAGTGGGGCCATAGCATGCAATAG